A genomic region of Acidobacteriota bacterium contains the following coding sequences:
- a CDS encoding VWA domain-containing protein, translating into MKNLLSIFVLLFVVFITGTSICAQSGGTKGTTGGKINQRPQPTPTPVDVSSSGDPAAPDDGEIIVVDTQIVSVPVRVLDKKNRFVAGLAKENFKVVEDGVEQEITMFSNEHQPFTVALMLDMSYSTKFKITEIQSAAISFIDQLRSNDKVMVVSFDGEVRILCEATTDRKIIHKAILSTKIETGTSLYEAVDVVMASMRRIEGRKAVILFSDGVDTTSKRVSEVENLNGAMELDSLIYTIRYDTFRDVQAMLNAPPTQPKPIEIPGQNKGGLPSIFTSMGSAGGPGTTPEEYKRAEDYLNQMSIRTGGRNYLADTLGNLNDAFAKIASELREFYSIGYYPTKTRVAGQKTNIKVRVDQPGLVVRAREGYINRRTKETTKR; encoded by the coding sequence ATGAAAAATCTGCTCTCCATTTTTGTCTTGTTGTTTGTGGTCTTTATCACCGGGACTTCGATCTGCGCTCAATCGGGCGGGACCAAGGGCACAACGGGCGGCAAGATCAATCAGAGGCCGCAGCCGACACCGACTCCGGTTGATGTCAGTTCATCGGGCGATCCGGCCGCTCCTGACGACGGCGAAATTATAGTGGTCGATACGCAGATCGTTTCGGTTCCGGTTCGTGTCTTGGACAAGAAAAATCGATTTGTTGCGGGCCTGGCTAAGGAGAATTTCAAGGTGGTCGAGGACGGTGTCGAGCAGGAGATCACGATGTTCTCGAACGAACATCAGCCGTTCACGGTAGCGTTGATGCTCGACATGAGCTATTCGACGAAGTTCAAGATCACGGAGATACAGAGTGCGGCGATCAGTTTTATCGATCAGCTTCGTTCGAATGATAAGGTGATGGTCGTTTCATTCGATGGCGAGGTCCGGATACTTTGCGAGGCAACGACGGATCGAAAGATCATCCACAAGGCGATACTCAGCACAAAGATAGAGACGGGCACCAGCCTTTACGAAGCGGTTGATGTCGTTATGGCTAGCATGCGGCGGATCGAGGGCAGAAAAGCGGTGATTCTGTTTTCCGACGGCGTTGATACGACCAGCAAACGTGTGAGCGAAGTCGAGAATTTGAATGGTGCGATGGAGCTCGATTCGCTTATTTATACGATCAGGTACGATACCTTCCGCGACGTTCAGGCGATGCTGAATGCCCCGCCCACACAACCAAAGCCGATCGAGATCCCCGGCCAGAATAAGGGCGGATTACCAAGCATCTTCACATCAATGGGATCGGCCGGCGGCCCGGGCACGACGCCTGAGGAGTACAAGCGGGCTGAAGATTATCTCAACCAGATGTCAATTCGAACCGGCGGCCGCAATTATCTCGCCGATACGCTCGGAAATTTGAATGACGCCTTCGCCAAGATCGCCAGCGAGCTGCGTGAATTTTACAGTATTGGGTACTACCCAACGAAAACTCGCGTCGCCGGGCAAAAGACGAATATAAAGGTCCGTGTCGATCAGCCGGGCCTGGTCGTACGAGCACGCGAAGGTTATATTAACCGGCGAACTAAAGAAACAACAAAACGCTAG
- a CDS encoding glucose-1-phosphate adenylyltransferase — translation MGQYDNVVAVILGGGAGSRLFPLTSERSKPAVPLGGTYRLIDVPVSNCINSEITQIFVLTQYNSASLNRHISRTYRFSSFSTGFVEVLAAEQTKDNPEWFQGTADAVRQMLPHLRDWRVDTLLILSGDHLYRMDYRNFLKRHFDTGADLTVSVVPCRPDEATEFGLLKTDKNGEIVEFKEKPKGDELESMRVDTTNFGLTAASAQKRPFLASMGIYVFNYAKLVELLKTDHTWVDFGREIIPAAIEKFTVQAHLFKDYWEDIGTIRAFYEANLDLASPLPKFNFFDASAPIYTRSRYLPPSKLHGCDIDNSMVSEGCILNGVKLRSSIVGLRSRIDNGVDIEDSIVMGSDFLESIEEISGNIDRGVPHMGIGANTIIRRAIIDKNVRIGKNVKLLNRSGADNYDAPDRSYYVREGIIIIPKNAVIPDGTEI, via the coding sequence ATGGGTCAATACGACAATGTTGTGGCAGTGATCTTAGGCGGCGGAGCGGGCTCAAGGTTGTTTCCGTTGACCAGCGAACGTTCGAAACCGGCTGTTCCACTTGGCGGGACATATCGGTTGATCGACGTGCCGGTGTCAAATTGCATCAATTCGGAGATCACACAGATCTTTGTTCTGACGCAGTATAATTCCGCATCGCTTAATCGACATATCTCACGAACTTACCGATTCTCGAGCTTCTCAACGGGCTTTGTTGAGGTATTGGCGGCGGAACAGACGAAGGACAACCCTGAATGGTTCCAGGGCACCGCAGACGCCGTCAGGCAAATGCTGCCGCATCTGCGTGATTGGCGTGTCGATACGCTGCTGATCCTTTCCGGCGATCATCTGTACCGGATGGATTACCGTAATTTCTTGAAGCGCCACTTCGACACCGGTGCTGATCTGACCGTTTCCGTCGTTCCGTGCCGGCCGGACGAAGCGACAGAGTTTGGCTTGCTCAAGACCGATAAGAACGGTGAGATCGTCGAATTCAAAGAAAAGCCAAAGGGCGATGAACTCGAATCGATGCGTGTCGATACTACTAATTTTGGCCTGACCGCTGCCTCGGCCCAAAAGCGCCCGTTTCTTGCCTCGATGGGCATCTACGTTTTCAATTACGCGAAGCTCGTCGAGCTTCTCAAGACCGATCACACCTGGGTCGATTTTGGCCGCGAGATCATACCGGCCGCGATCGAAAAGTTCACGGTTCAAGCGCACTTATTCAAGGACTATTGGGAAGATATCGGTACGATACGGGCTTTTTACGAGGCAAATCTCGATCTTGCTTCGCCGTTGCCGAAATTCAATTTCTTCGATGCCTCGGCACCGATCTACACACGAAGCAGATATTTGCCGCCGTCAAAACTTCACGGCTGCGACATTGATAATTCGATGGTGTCCGAAGGCTGCATTCTCAACGGTGTAAAGCTTCGCAGTTCGATCGTCGGCCTGAGAAGCCGTATCGATAACGGCGTCGATATCGAAGATTCGATCGTAATGGGCTCAGACTTCCTTGAGTCGATCGAAGAGATCAGTGGAAATATCGACCGCGGTGTCCCGCACATGGGAATAGGTGCAAATACGATCATCCGGCGGGCGATCATTGATAAGAATGTCCGGATCGGCAAAAACGTAAAACTCCTGAATCGCTCGGGAGCTGACAATTACGATGCTCCGGACCGATCATATTACGTTCGAGAGGGAATTATCATCATTCCCAAGAATGCCGTAATACCTGACGGAACTGAGATCTAG
- a CDS encoding transglycosylase domain-containing protein — protein MWYWIKVLFLIFAGAVVLWLGYELITFPGISKLRNENPTTTSMIEYRLSEARTEGREPRKFMIWTPIEQISPHLQRAVLAGEDSRFFQHNGFDWDAIQAAWDEAVKEGEKEAREECEEAAKAAGTPKADCKPSEDDWIPPMPNFKRGASTVSQQLTKNLFLSEDRNFLRKGREAVYTYFLERELSKKRILEIYLNVIEWGDGVYGAEAAARTYFKKSASDLTKDEAAFLSAMIPSPLNVFNPVKNRKRVVRRQKVILRGMNSIKLAYSEK, from the coding sequence ATGTGGTATTGGATAAAAGTTCTGTTTCTGATCTTCGCTGGGGCCGTCGTGCTCTGGCTCGGTTACGAGTTGATAACGTTCCCTGGTATTTCGAAACTCCGTAACGAAAACCCCACGACGACGTCAATGATCGAGTATCGGTTGTCCGAGGCCCGTACGGAAGGCCGCGAACCGCGCAAATTCATGATCTGGACGCCGATAGAACAAATTAGCCCGCATTTGCAGCGGGCAGTTCTCGCGGGTGAAGATTCACGTTTCTTCCAACACAACGGATTTGATTGGGATGCTATCCAGGCCGCGTGGGACGAAGCTGTAAAGGAAGGTGAAAAAGAAGCTCGTGAAGAATGCGAAGAAGCAGCTAAGGCGGCGGGAACGCCTAAGGCAGACTGCAAACCGAGCGAAGACGACTGGATACCGCCGATGCCCAATTTCAAACGTGGAGCTTCGACCGTATCGCAGCAATTGACGAAAAATCTATTTCTTTCAGAGGACAGAAACTTCCTGCGAAAAGGCCGCGAGGCCGTATATACCTACTTTCTCGAACGTGAGCTTTCGAAAAAACGCATCCTCGAGATCTATCTCAACGTGATCGAATGGGGCGACGGCGTTTATGGTGCCGAAGCCGCCGCTCGGACATATTTCAAGAAATCAGCTTCGGATCTGACAAAGGACGAAGCTGCTTTCCTTTCCGCAATGATCCCGAGCCCGCTCAATGTGTTTAATCCGGTGAAGAATCGAAAACGAGTAGTTCGCCGGCAGAAAGTCATATTGCGCGGGATGAATTCGATCAAACTCGCCTACAGCGAAAAATAG
- a CDS encoding S-layer protein translates to MKIGLFALLFVVSLGLSITAQTYDNYQKQYTLNSQTDGQIESDRTHRMVLCDYQPSGLYVKRGEQLGITVTGLKAGYQASSMIGFKPMWGDHNKTQEDPLKNGVNTVKANQDGILSFIFVKTEGYDTAPSTINVKVNGGRAFPLFQLGRSNQANWQNDLRTMSDAQFVQLVSDKALITITYKDYLKTPITNIQRTFENLHKVIDWEDEAAGFDNSSPENMKSRNRIHYAVDVFATEKEREGWYMYASNYLIGMKRDNFTDLTEKLNTEWGIWHETGHTHQQNSWTFEAIGEVSVNIFSLYVQEKFGQPLRLASSESGEGESTLESARRFIAEPNKNFLEQGKEGDADYDEFFVKLVMFHQLRRMYGWDVYKKLHQYFRKTPYSEVEGETDQDKANKFVYAMCFVTKDNLIPFFKKWGLSVDADTANKVNALRLRQPATDPAEIFE, encoded by the coding sequence ATGAAGATCGGACTATTCGCTTTGCTTTTCGTGGTATCGCTCGGACTTTCGATAACTGCGCAAACCTATGACAACTATCAGAAACAATACACGCTCAATTCGCAGACCGACGGGCAGATCGAATCGGACCGCACGCACAGAATGGTGCTCTGCGATTATCAGCCATCGGGTCTTTATGTGAAACGAGGAGAGCAACTCGGTATAACGGTCACCGGGCTCAAGGCCGGATATCAAGCGTCATCGATGATCGGTTTCAAACCGATGTGGGGCGATCATAATAAAACACAGGAAGACCCGCTCAAGAATGGCGTCAACACGGTAAAAGCAAACCAAGACGGGATCTTATCGTTCATTTTTGTCAAAACCGAAGGTTATGACACCGCTCCGTCAACGATAAATGTCAAGGTAAATGGCGGCAGAGCATTTCCGCTCTTTCAGCTTGGCAGATCGAATCAGGCTAATTGGCAGAACGACCTCAGGACAATGTCCGATGCTCAATTTGTACAGCTCGTGTCGGACAAGGCTCTGATCACAATTACTTACAAAGACTATCTGAAAACACCGATCACAAATATTCAGCGGACGTTTGAAAACCTTCACAAGGTGATTGATTGGGAAGACGAAGCCGCCGGTTTTGACAATAGTTCGCCGGAGAATATGAAGTCGCGAAACCGGATCCACTATGCAGTCGATGTCTTTGCCACCGAAAAGGAACGCGAGGGTTGGTACATGTACGCTTCGAATTACCTGATCGGTATGAAGCGTGACAATTTTACGGATCTCACTGAAAAGCTCAACACCGAATGGGGCATCTGGCATGAGACGGGGCATACGCATCAGCAAAATTCGTGGACGTTCGAGGCGATCGGCGAGGTAAGCGTAAATATCTTCTCGCTATACGTGCAGGAAAAATTCGGCCAACCGCTTAGGCTCGCAAGTTCTGAGAGCGGGGAAGGCGAATCCACATTGGAAAGTGCCCGAAGATTTATCGCCGAACCAAACAAGAACTTCCTTGAGCAAGGAAAGGAAGGTGACGCGGATTACGATGAGTTTTTTGTAAAGCTGGTTATGTTTCACCAGCTCAGGCGAATGTATGGTTGGGATGTTTACAAGAAACTGCACCAGTATTTTCGCAAAACGCCGTATTCAGAGGTCGAAGGCGAAACGGATCAGGACAAGGCAAATAAATTTGTCTATGCGATGTGTTTCGTAACCAAAGACAACCTAATCCCTTTCTTCAAAAAATGGGGTTTATCGGTCGATGCCGACACGGCCAATAAGGTGAACGCCTTGCGACTCAGGCAGCCGGCGACCGACCCGGCTGAGATCTTTGAATAG
- a CDS encoding thymidine kinase, with amino-acid sequence MVEEFAFDNTEERRKSRQNGTGWVEVIAGSMFSGKSEELIRRLNRARIARQKVQVFKPQIDARYSIEHIASHSGQKHDSTPVASTAEMMSQIADDTQVVGIDEGQFFDMEIIAAVNRLAEIGKRVIVAGLDQDYTGRPFEPMPQLLSVAEFITKTHAICVKCGGTANYSQRTVESEARVEVGAADKYEARCRKCFVPHADSPTLHD; translated from the coding sequence ATGGTTGAAGAATTTGCGTTCGACAATACGGAAGAACGCCGAAAGTCGCGTCAAAATGGCACCGGCTGGGTCGAGGTCATCGCCGGTTCGATGTTCTCGGGCAAGTCCGAAGAACTCATCCGCCGATTGAATCGTGCCCGCATCGCACGGCAAAAGGTACAAGTATTCAAACCGCAGATCGACGCCCGATACTCGATCGAGCACATCGCATCGCACTCCGGCCAGAAACACGATTCAACACCGGTTGCGTCAACAGCCGAGATGATGAGTCAGATCGCAGACGACACGCAGGTCGTTGGGATCGACGAAGGGCAGTTCTTCGACATGGAGATCATCGCCGCCGTCAATCGTCTGGCCGAGATCGGAAAACGTGTGATCGTCGCCGGCCTCGATCAGGATTATACCGGACGGCCGTTCGAACCGATGCCGCAGTTGCTGTCAGTCGCTGAGTTCATTACAAAGACCCACGCCATCTGCGTAAAATGCGGCGGCACAGCCAATTATTCGCAGCGTACGGTCGAGTCCGAGGCAAGGGTAGAGGTCGGTGCTGCAGACAAATATGAGGCACGATGCAGGAAATGCTTCGTACCTCATGCTGATTCTCCGACGCTGCACGATTGA
- a CDS encoding 2,3-bisphosphoglycerate-independent phosphoglycerate mutase, translating into MTPPLHKPIALIILDGWGHSERTEGNAIALAHTPNYDAICREFPSTTLVAAGSRVGQSPDANGNAEVGHLNIGAGRAAQSEGDRIEISIRSGEFAENEILRSAFETARDNGRNVHLIGLLSDGGVHSSTDSLFALVRMAKSTGLEDVFIHAILDGVDVPTRTADIYVEALEIKLADIGIGRIATMCGRYFGMDSLGNWERTARAYTMLVHAEGERTNDAMTAIRNSFLRGIADEFVAPVVVERSSGVPVATIKTGDTVIFFNHRPEAIRQLVRSISVPDAAGLAKPVVETVCLTEYDRSFNLPVAFRADSNTNVLSEVLADAGVPNLKITQTERLPHLTYYFNGGDDIQQQNEQHILLPTPRTETAENRPEAQSFKITDRVLRSIEANGDGVFVVNLPAADLAAETGMIRRTVEAVQFVDTCLGGIVDKIREAGGIALITSSHGGCEEMSQADTGEPNYTTTPNPVPFHFVSDAANGMRLRDDGSLSDIAPTILGILNIEKPAEMTGSDLRMA; encoded by the coding sequence ATGACACCTCCGTTACACAAACCGATCGCGCTGATAATACTCGACGGCTGGGGACATTCCGAGCGGACGGAGGGAAACGCGATCGCTCTCGCACACACACCAAATTACGATGCGATCTGCCGCGAGTTTCCTTCGACGACATTGGTGGCCGCCGGTTCCCGCGTCGGTCAATCGCCGGACGCCAACGGCAATGCCGAAGTCGGGCACCTTAACATTGGCGCGGGACGGGCGGCACAGTCGGAGGGCGATAGGATAGAAATATCGATCAGGTCCGGCGAATTTGCCGAAAATGAGATACTGCGTTCGGCATTCGAAACGGCTCGTGACAACGGGCGAAATGTTCACCTTATCGGCCTTTTGAGTGACGGCGGTGTACATTCTTCGACCGACAGCCTGTTTGCTTTGGTCAGAATGGCAAAGAGCACAGGGCTCGAAGATGTGTTCATTCACGCGATCCTCGACGGTGTCGACGTGCCGACACGGACGGCAGACATTTATGTTGAGGCTCTCGAGATAAAACTCGCAGATATCGGCATCGGCCGCATCGCGACGATGTGCGGCCGGTATTTTGGAATGGACTCTCTGGGCAATTGGGAACGAACAGCCCGAGCTTACACTATGCTCGTGCATGCCGAGGGCGAACGCACAAATGACGCGATGACGGCGATCCGCAATTCATTTTTGCGCGGCATCGCTGACGAATTCGTCGCTCCTGTTGTTGTCGAACGCTCGTCCGGAGTTCCGGTCGCCACTATCAAGACCGGCGACACTGTTATATTTTTCAATCACCGCCCCGAGGCGATACGCCAACTAGTGCGTTCGATCTCGGTGCCGGACGCTGCCGGACTCGCAAAGCCGGTCGTGGAAACGGTCTGTTTGACCGAGTACGACCGGAGTTTCAATTTGCCGGTCGCATTTCGAGCCGACTCCAATACGAATGTGCTGAGCGAAGTGCTGGCTGACGCCGGAGTGCCGAATCTGAAGATAACCCAGACCGAACGGCTTCCGCACCTCACCTATTATTTCAACGGCGGCGATGACATCCAACAGCAGAACGAACAGCACATCCTATTGCCGACGCCGCGTACTGAAACCGCGGAAAATCGGCCCGAGGCACAGAGTTTCAAGATCACCGACAGGGTACTGCGAAGCATCGAGGCGAATGGCGACGGAGTGTTCGTGGTGAATTTGCCGGCCGCCGATCTGGCTGCGGAAACGGGAATGATCCGACGTACTGTCGAAGCCGTGCAGTTTGTTGATACGTGTCTTGGCGGGATCGTCGATAAGATCCGCGAGGCGGGCGGTATTGCACTCATCACCTCATCACATGGCGGCTGCGAAGAAATGTCGCAGGCCGATACCGGCGAGCCGAATTATACGACGACGCCCAATCCTGTTCCTTTCCATTTCGTTTCGGACGCTGCGAACGGGATGAGACTTCGTGACGACGGTTCGCTTTCTGATATCGCCCCGACGATCCTTGGTATATTGAACATTGAAAAGCCGGCCGAAATGACCGGCAGCGACCTTCGAATGGCCTAG
- a CDS encoding GNAT family N-acetyltransferase translates to MDWTKGEFTIDTANERLDVDAIQSFLGNDSYWAKTRTREQTETAIANSICFGLFHGERQIGFARVVSDRATFAYIGDVYVLDEFRGRSLSKWLMETIISHPELQGLRRWVLATRDAHGLYEKYGFHELVHPERWMERPAPNAY, encoded by the coding sequence ATGGATTGGACCAAAGGCGAATTTACGATAGACACCGCAAACGAGCGGTTGGATGTCGATGCAATACAGTCGTTTCTGGGGAACGACTCTTACTGGGCAAAAACGCGGACGCGGGAACAGACCGAGACGGCGATCGCGAATTCGATCTGCTTTGGGCTTTTTCACGGCGAGCGGCAGATAGGATTTGCTCGTGTTGTCAGCGACCGGGCGACGTTTGCGTATATTGGCGACGTGTATGTGCTCGACGAGTTTCGCGGCCGCAGTTTGAGTAAATGGCTGATGGAGACGATCATTTCACATCCGGAACTGCAAGGCCTGCGTCGTTGGGTGCTGGCGACACGCGATGCTCACGGCCTCTATGAAAAATACGGATTTCACGAACTCGTTCACCCCGAACGCTGGATGGAACGACCGGCTCCCAACGCATATTGA
- a CDS encoding DNA topology modulation protein → MKRVIVIGSGGAGKSTFSKRLGDALGIEVIHLDQLYWQPNWVEPAKAEWAAKIESLVKRDSWIMDGNFGGTRTIRVKACDTVILLDLPRSTCTFRVLKRRWKYRGRNRPEMAVGCPEKIDLKFLLWVWNFPKKKKPGILAEFEHFPNKEIVILRSDREVEEFLKLCI, encoded by the coding sequence ATGAAAAGGGTGATCGTCATCGGTTCGGGAGGGGCTGGAAAATCGACGTTCTCGAAGCGTCTTGGTGACGCACTTGGAATCGAGGTGATCCACCTCGACCAGCTATATTGGCAGCCTAATTGGGTCGAACCGGCAAAAGCAGAATGGGCGGCGAAGATCGAAAGTCTTGTAAAACGGGATTCGTGGATAATGGACGGCAATTTCGGCGGCACACGCACGATACGCGTAAAGGCGTGCGACACGGTAATTTTGTTAGACCTGCCGCGGTCAACATGTACTTTCCGTGTACTGAAACGAAGATGGAAATACCGAGGCCGAAATCGTCCCGAGATGGCCGTCGGCTGTCCGGAGAAAATAGATCTGAAATTTCTACTCTGGGTTTGGAATTTTCCCAAAAAGAAAAAGCCCGGTATCTTGGCCGAGTTTGAACATTTTCCAAATAAGGAAATTGTAATTCTACGCTCGGACCGCGAGGTCGAAGAGTTTCTCAAACTTTGTATCTAG
- a CDS encoding HlyC/CorC family transporter translates to MPLQLFYTIFSYPIRALDWTGTKTVRLFGLKASGEHGSSYTEDEIRSLIKLSQESGHLNEEEQRLINRVFEFSDTTVKEAMIPRTEIVAIPENSTFDDIIAAFQEHGYSRLPVFRESLDDIAGFVHSKDLVTYSKRPRSFKLADIIHKPNYVVDTAHLEDVLRQMQKEKFHFGFVVDEHGGVEGIITLDDLLAEIVGEISDEHDEEVNEQINEQTDGSYLLDGGLAVRDLNRRLDMHLPISESYTTVAGFLMSEAGQILSEGETVGFNGHKFTVEKVDKRRITSVRLAANGSKPEVSV, encoded by the coding sequence ATGCCGCTCCAATTGTTTTACACGATTTTCAGCTACCCGATCCGTGCCCTTGACTGGACGGGAACAAAGACCGTGCGGCTGTTTGGCCTGAAGGCATCGGGCGAACACGGTTCGAGCTATACCGAAGACGAGATCCGCAGCCTCATCAAGCTGTCACAGGAAAGCGGCCATTTGAACGAGGAAGAGCAGCGGTTGATCAACCGGGTATTTGAGTTTTCGGATACGACCGTCAAAGAAGCGATGATCCCGAGGACCGAGATCGTCGCAATACCTGAAAACAGCACTTTTGATGACATAATCGCTGCATTTCAGGAACACGGTTATTCGCGCCTCCCTGTATTTCGTGAGTCTCTCGATGATATCGCCGGGTTTGTCCACAGCAAAGATCTCGTTACGTATTCAAAGAGGCCAAGATCATTCAAACTCGCTGATATCATTCACAAACCGAATTACGTCGTCGACACTGCTCATCTCGAAGACGTTTTGCGGCAGATGCAGAAAGAGAAATTTCATTTCGGGTTTGTCGTAGACGAACACGGCGGCGTCGAGGGCATCATCACGCTCGACGACCTGCTCGCCGAGATCGTTGGCGAGATATCTGATGAGCATGACGAAGAAGTGAACGAGCAGATCAATGAGCAGACAGACGGCAGCTATCTGCTTGACGGCGGACTTGCGGTACGAGACCTTAATCGCCGCCTTGATATGCATCTGCCGATCTCTGAGAGCTACACGACGGTTGCCGGGTTTCTGATGTCCGAGGCGGGCCAAATATTAAGCGAGGGCGAAACTGTCGGCTTTAACGGTCACAAATTTACCGTCGAAAAGGTCGACAAACGTCGGATCACGAGCGTAAGATTGGCCGCGAACGGTTCGAAGCCTGAGGTTAGTGTTTAG
- a CDS encoding DUF21 domain-containing protein, whose amino-acid sequence MFLLFAAEIETAPEVPTLLYTLAKIFLVVFLVLANGFFVASEFALVAVRKSRIEALAVEGDTAAKRLLRMLNNLSAYISATQLGITLSSLGLGWVGEPVVAALLEPGLIYLGDVTGAAFLSSGPILHTISFTIAFSLITFLHIVFGELAPKTGHSNSLSEYRFLLRCRSNCFTRFSATRSVPLTGREQRPCGCLA is encoded by the coding sequence TTGTTTCTTCTTTTTGCCGCCGAGATCGAGACCGCACCCGAAGTGCCAACTCTGCTGTACACGCTTGCCAAAATTTTTTTGGTGGTCTTTCTCGTGCTTGCCAACGGCTTTTTTGTTGCGAGCGAATTTGCTCTGGTCGCGGTTCGTAAATCACGAATTGAGGCCCTCGCTGTGGAAGGCGACACAGCGGCCAAGCGGCTTCTGCGAATGCTCAACAATCTGAGTGCCTACATATCGGCGACACAGCTTGGCATCACATTGTCTTCACTCGGATTGGGTTGGGTTGGCGAACCGGTCGTTGCCGCTTTGCTTGAGCCCGGGCTGATCTATTTGGGAGATGTGACCGGAGCTGCATTCCTATCCTCCGGGCCGATCCTGCATACGATCTCATTTACGATAGCCTTTTCGCTGATAACCTTTCTGCATATTGTATTTGGCGAACTGGCACCGAAAACCGGGCACTCGAACTCTCTGAGCGAGTATCGTTTTTTGTTGCGATGCCGCTCCAATTGTTTTACACGATTTTCAGCTACCCGATCCGTGCCCTTGACTGGACGGGAACAAAGACCGTGCGGCTGTTTGGCCTGA
- a CDS encoding iron-sulfur cluster assembly scaffold protein — MVYPSEIAERLKDIRHLRHSGDDRASGTGASFACGCFVRFSVSIDDGTKLIRDISFMTNGCGYMSAAADVIADAFNGRRLTELHGLDDIQLIDSITTSLGPVPADRRECLEACSQALHGALADFRRSRLEEFSGDSALICTCFSVTEESIETIILETDARSVDDVSTACNAGLGCGSCRMMIDEMIDARMR; from the coding sequence GTGGTCTATCCGTCAGAAATAGCAGAGCGGCTGAAAGATATCCGGCACCTTCGGCATAGTGGCGACGATCGTGCGAGCGGTACCGGGGCGAGCTTTGCTTGTGGATGCTTTGTCCGGTTCTCCGTTTCGATCGATGACGGAACAAAACTTATCCGCGATATCAGCTTCATGACAAATGGCTGCGGTTATATGTCTGCGGCGGCCGATGTAATAGCCGATGCATTCAACGGCCGGCGTTTGACCGAGCTTCACGGTTTGGATGATATTCAGTTGATCGACTCGATCACAACATCGCTGGGCCCGGTGCCGGCCGACCGACGAGAGTGTTTAGAGGCTTGTTCCCAGGCTTTGCACGGAGCCCTTGCTGACTTTCGAAGGTCGCGTCTTGAAGAGTTTTCGGGCGACAGTGCCCTGATATGTACATGTTTCAGTGTAACGGAGGAGAGCATCGAAACGATAATACTTGAAACGGACGCCCGGTCGGTCGACGATGTCTCGACAGCGTGCAACGCGGGGCTTGGCTGCGGTTCGTGCCGGATGATGATCGATGAAATGATCGATGCCCGGATGCGCTGA
- a CDS encoding redoxin family protein, with protein sequence MKIGVFCFLAIAFCFLTSCQRAAAPVAVSNRPVSINDVPQTNVQMPPTKPLTEMKWTLAGGIEQTLKDHAGKVVILDFWATYCGPCREEIPHLNSILAKHGAENIVIIGLNVGGDEDLKLVPEFTKTTKIDYPIALPEDALNQFIFATDSSIPQTAIFDRTGRLVKKFIGYGPTVKDELDRVVNAAVTGS encoded by the coding sequence ATGAAGATCGGCGTTTTTTGCTTCCTGGCTATTGCCTTTTGCTTTTTGACCTCTTGTCAGCGGGCGGCGGCTCCGGTCGCTGTTTCTAACCGGCCGGTTTCGATCAACGACGTACCGCAAACGAACGTTCAAATGCCCCCGACAAAGCCACTAACCGAAATGAAGTGGACATTGGCCGGCGGCATCGAACAAACGCTGAAGGATCACGCCGGAAAGGTCGTCATCCTTGATTTTTGGGCGACATATTGCGGACCTTGCCGCGAAGAGATCCCGCATTTGAATTCGATCCTGGCTAAACACGGAGCCGAAAACATCGTGATAATAGGCTTGAATGTCGGTGGTGACGAAGATCTCAAACTCGTACCTGAATTCACCAAAACGACCAAGATCGACTACCCGATCGCACTGCCTGAGGACGCTCTCAACCAATTCATATTTGCCACCGATAGTTCGATCCCGCAAACTGCTATCTTCGACCGCACCGGACGCCTCGTCAAAAAATTCATCGGCTACGGCCCAACGGTAAAGGACGAACTGGATAGAGTCGTCAATGCCGCAGTTACCGGCAGTTGA